A window of Procambarus clarkii isolate CNS0578487 chromosome 69, FALCON_Pclarkii_2.0, whole genome shotgun sequence contains these coding sequences:
- the LOC123772305 gene encoding mucin-2, which produces MLCHQHLGFLQCCATSIWDSSNAVPPASGIPPMLCHRQLGFLQCCATSIWDSSNAVPPGPGIAPMLCHRQLGFLQCCVTDSWDSSNAVSPTAGIPPMLCHRQRGFLQCCVTDSWDSSNAVPPTLAASSTSEASSITTTTTRATTNHHHRHQGCHHQPPPPPPPGLPPTTTTTTTRATTNHHHYHHQPPPLPPPPGLPPTTTTTTTRATTNHHHHHHQGYHQPPPPPPPPGLPPTTTTTTTTRATTNHHHYHHHQGYHQQPPPPPPPGLPPTTTTTTTTRATTNHHHYHHHQGYHQQPPPPPPPGLPPTTTTTTTRATINNHHHHHHQGYHQPPPLPPPPGLPSTTTTTTTTRATTNHHHYHHHQGYHQPPPLPPPPGLPSTTTTTTTRATTNHHHYHHHQGYHQPPPPPPPGLPPTTTTTTTTRATTNHHHYHHHQGYHQQPPLPPPPGLPSTTTTTTTRATTNHHHYHHHQGYHQPPPPPPPGLPPTTTTTTTTRATTNHHHYHHHQGYHQQPPPPPPPGLPPTTTTTTTTRATTNHHHYHHHQGYHQQPPPPPPPGLPPTTTTTTTTRATTNHHHYHHHQGYHQQPPPPPPPGLPPTTTTTTTTRATTNHHHYHHHQGYHQPPPLPPPPGLPSTTTTTTTTRATINNHHHHHHQGYHQPPPPPPPPGLPPTTTTTTTTRATTNHHHYHHHQGYHQQPPPPPPPGLPPTTTTTTTTRATTNHHHYHHHQGYHQQPPPPPPPGLPPTTTTTTTTRATTNHHHYHHHQGYHQQPPPPPPPGLPPTTTTTTTTRATTNHHHYHHHQGYHQPPPLPTTTRATINHHHYHHHQGYHQPPPLPPPPGLPSTTTTTTTTRATTNHHHHHHHQGYHQQPPPPPPPGLPPTTTTTTTTRATINNHHHHHHQGYHQPPPLPPPPGLPSTTTTTTNHHHYHHHQGYHQPPPLPPPPGLPPTTTTTTTTRATTNHHHHHHHQGYHQQPPPPPPPGLPPTTTTTTTTRATINNHHHHHHQGYHQPPPLPPPPGLPPTTTTTTNHHHYHHHQGYHQPPPLPPPPGLPPTTTTTTNHHHYHHHQGYHQPPPLPPPPGLPPTTTTTTTTRATTNHHHYHQPPPLPPPPGLPSTTTTTTNHHHYHQGCHHQPPPGLPPTTTTTTNHHHLHQGCHQPPPPPTGLPPPTTTRATTNHHHYHHHQGYHQPPPLPPTTTNNATNEVKQGGRNKNKRTQHQNFVIHARQV; this is translated from the coding sequence ATGCTGTGCCACCAGCATCTGGGATTCCTCCAATGCTGTGCCACCAGCATCTGGGATTCCTCCAATGCTGTGCCACCAGCATCTGGGATTCCTCCAATGCTGTGCCACCGACAGCTGGGATTCCTCCAATGCTGTGCCACCAGCATCTGGGATTCCTCCAATGCTGTGCCACCAGGACCCGGGATTGCTCCAATGCTGTGCCACCGACAGCTGGGATTCCTCCAATGCTGTGTCACCGACAGCTGGGATTCCTCCAATGCTGTGTCACCGACAGCCGGGATTCCTCCAATGCTGTGTCACCGACAGCGGGGATTCCTCCAATGCTGTGTCACCGACAGCTGGGATTCCTCCAATGCTGTGCCACCAACACTGGCTGCTAGCTCCACCTCTGAGGCTTcctctatcaccaccaccaccaccagggctaccaccaaccaccaccaccgccaccagggctgccaccaccaaccaccaccaccaccaccaccagggctaccaccaaccaccaccaccaccaccaccagggctaccaccaaccaccaccactaccaccaccaaccaccaccactaccaccaccaccagggctaccaccaaccaccaccaccaccaccaccagggctaccaccaaccaccaccaccaccaccaccagggctaccaccaaccaccaccaccaccaccaccaccagggctaccaccaaccaccaccactaccaccaccaccagggctaccaccaaccaccaccactaccaccaccaccagggctaccatcaacaaccaccaccaccaccaccaccagggctaccaccaaccaccaccactaccaccaccaccagggctaccaccaaccaccaccactaccaccaccaccagggctaccatcaacaaccaccaccaccaccaccaccagggctaccaccaaccaccactaccaccaccaccagggctaccatcaacaaccaccaccaccaccaccaccagggctaccaccaaccaccaccactaccaccaccaccagggctaccatcaacaaccaccaccaccaccaccaccagggctaccaccaaccaccaccactaccaccaccaccagggctaccaccaaccaccaccactaccaccaccaccagggctaccatcaacaaccaccaccaccaccaccagggctaccaccaaccaccaccactaccaccaccaccagggctaccaccaaccaccaccaccaccaccaccagggctaccaccaaccaccaccactaccaccaccaccagggctaccaccaaccaccaccactaccaccaccaccagggctaccatcaacaaccaccactaccaccaccaccagggctaccatcaacaaccaccaccaccaccaccagggctaccaccaaccaccaccactaccaccaccaccagggctaccaccaaccaccaccaccaccaccaccagggctaccaccaaccaccaccactaccaccaccaccagggctaccaccaaccaccaccactaccaccaccaccagggctaccatcaacaaccaccaccaccaccaccaccagggctaccaccaaccaccaccactaccaccaccaccagggctaccaccaaccaccaccactaccaccaccaccagggctaccatcaacaaccaccaccaccaccaccaccagggctaccaccaaccaccaccactaccaccaccaccagggctaccaccaaccaccaccactaccaccaccaccagggctaccatcaacaaccaccaccaccaccaccaccagggctaccaccaaccaccaccactaccaccaccaccagggctaccaccaaccaccaccactaccaccaccaccagggctaccaccaaccaccaccactaccaccaccaccagggctaccatcaaccaccaccactaccaccaccaccagggctaccatcaacaaccaccaccaccaccaccaccagggctaccaccaaccaccaccaccaccaccaccaccagggctaccaccaaccaccaccactaccaccaccaccagggctaccaccaaccaccaccactaccaccaccaccagggctaccatcaacaaccaccaccaccaccaccaccagggctaccaccaaccaccaccactaccaccaccaccagggctaccaccaaccaccaccactaccaccaccaccagggctaccatcaacaaccaccaccaccaccaccaccagggctaccaccaaccaccaccactaccaccaccaccagggctaccaccaaccaccaccactaccaccaccaccagggctaccatcaacaaccaccaccaccaccaccaccagggctaccaccaaccaccaccactaccaccaccaccagggctaccaccaaccaccaccactaccaccaccaccagggctaccaccaaccaccaccactaccaaccaccaccagggctaccatcaaccaccaccactaccaccaccaccagggctaccatcaaccaccaccactaccaccaccaccagggctaccatcaacaaccaccaccaccaccaccaccagggctaccaccaaccaccaccaccaccaccaccaccagggctaccatcaacaaccaccaccaccaccaccaccagggctaccaccaaccaccaccactaccaccaccaccagggctaccatcaacaaccaccaccaccaccaccaccagggctaccaccaaccaccaccactaccaccaccaccagggctaccatcaaccaccaccactaccaccaaccaccaccactaccaccaccaccagggctaccaccaaccaccaccactaccaccaccaccagggctaccaccaaccaccaccactaccaccaccaccagggctaccaccaaccaccaccaccaccaccaccaccagggctaccatcaacaaccaccaccaccaccaccaccagggctaccaccaaccaccaccactaccaccaccaccagggctaccatcaacaaccaccaccaccaccaccaccagggctaccaccaaccaccaccactaccaccaccaccagggctaccaccaaccaccaccactaccaccaaccaccaccactaccaccaccaccagggctaccaccaaccaccaccactaccaccaccaccagggctaccaccaaccaccaccactaccaccaaccaccaccactaccaccaccaccagggctaccaccaaccaccaccactaccaccaccaccagggctaccaccaaccaccaccactaccaccaccaccagggctaccaccaaccaccaccactaccaccaaccaccaccactaccaccaccaccagggctaccatcaaccaccaccactaccaccaaccaccaccactaccaccagggctgccaccaccaaccaccaccagggctaccaccaaccaccaccactaccaccaaccaccaccacctccaccagggctgccaccaaccaccaccacctccaacagggctgccaccaccaaccaccaccagggctaccaccaaccaccaccactaccaccaccaccagggctaccaccaaccaccaccactaccaccaaccaccactaacaaTGCCACTAACGAGGTCAAACAAGGGGGAaggaacaaaaataaaagaacacaGCACCAAAATTTTGTTATCCATGCAAGGCAAGTCTAA